The following are encoded in a window of Bacteroidia bacterium genomic DNA:
- the atpE gene encoding ATP synthase F0 subunit C yields the protein MTLLTILLQAGEAVGWAGLGAGLGAGIAALGAGLGIGRIGGQAVEAIARQPEASNEIRGAMILSAALIEGVALFGEVICVLMALQVG from the coding sequence ATGACTTTACTCACCATTTTGCTGCAGGCAGGCGAAGCCGTTGGCTGGGCAGGCTTAGGAGCCGGCCTCGGTGCCGGTATTGCTGCTTTGGGTGCAGGTTTAGGGATTGGTCGCATCGGTGGGCAGGCTGTTGAAGCTATTGCCCGCCAACCGGAAGCTTCTAATGAGATCCGGGGTGCAATGATCCTTTCCGCTGCCCTAATTGAAGGTGTAGCCCTTTTTGGAGAAGTTATCTGCGTTTTGATGGCGCTCCAGGTTGGGTAA
- the atpG gene encoding ATP synthase F1 subunit gamma translates to MGNLKEVRNRITSVKSTQQITKAMKMVSAAKLRRAQQKVLKMRPYDLKLSSVLQNLAAQIGEEYDHPLFKKREPNRVLLVAITADRGLAGSFNSNVIKETMRLVRNDYNSQFNAGNLSIYSVGKKGRDNFLKYKYPLAGENNHIFNDLTTEEAHRVASEITQKFSHNEFDRIVLIFNQFRNAAVYNTQVIQLLPIPEAAPEEVAEKEQGRRVNYIFEPSMEGIMDKLIPLALQTTIHRALLDSNAAEHGARMTAMDKATENAEDLIKDLRLKYNKERQATITKELLDIVGGARALEEG, encoded by the coding sequence ATGGGAAACTTAAAGGAAGTACGGAATCGCATCACATCTGTAAAAAGTACGCAGCAGATTACTAAGGCGATGAAAATGGTCTCTGCTGCGAAACTGCGGAGGGCACAGCAAAAGGTGCTGAAGATGCGGCCTTATGATCTGAAGCTTTCAAGTGTGCTGCAAAACCTGGCTGCACAGATAGGAGAGGAGTACGATCATCCCTTGTTTAAAAAGCGGGAACCCAATCGTGTGCTCCTGGTAGCCATAACGGCTGACCGCGGGCTGGCAGGCTCTTTCAATTCAAATGTGATCAAAGAGACCATGCGCCTCGTCCGTAATGATTACAATTCACAGTTCAATGCCGGAAATCTCAGCATTTATTCCGTAGGCAAAAAGGGCCGGGACAATTTCCTGAAATATAAATATCCTTTGGCAGGTGAGAATAATCATATATTTAATGATCTCACAACCGAGGAAGCGCACCGCGTGGCCAGCGAGATCACTCAAAAATTCAGTCACAATGAGTTTGATCGCATAGTCCTTATTTTTAATCAGTTCCGCAATGCTGCTGTTTATAACACACAAGTAATACAGTTGCTGCCAATACCTGAGGCGGCACCTGAAGAAGTGGCGGAGAAGGAGCAGGGCAGGCGTGTGAATTACATCTTTGAACCTTCTATGGAGGGAATTATGGATAAGTTAATCCCGCTGGCATTGCAAACCACGATTCACCGGGCGCTGCTCGATTCAAATGCAGCCGAACATGGAGCACGAATGACAGCAATGGACAAAGCCACGGAGAATGCCGAAGACCTGATCAAGGATCTTCGGCTCAAGTACAACAAGGAGCGCCAGGCCACCATCACTAAAGAACTCCTCGACATTGTAGGCGGTGCAAGGGCTTTGGAAGAAGGATAA
- the atpB gene encoding F0F1 ATP synthase subunit A, translating into MQKSLMLLVKQHILPLTLLLFSVFSSPVLAQHDPDPIQKGEQGRSHDEHLPEGDIVKEEYDAAATTMHHLGDSYSFDLWKQDGHYVGFQFPRIFFDQKTNQLRFFLTTTRAKEAGYIDPHDFHGLHRYTKDVKHGFLMTPSAHGELQELEEQVEAGTLAGEEAELQLDNLIREYGPWDFSITKNVFFMLITALLMLLIFGSMGKRYKSNPNRAPKGVSSFFEPIVVFIRDDIGKNYIPHQYERFMPLLCTMFFFIWFLNMFGLVPFGANVTGNISVTLALALITLVITNINGTKTYWGHIFWFPGVPLPVKFLMMIVEVIGIFTKPFALMVRLFANITAGHVIILSLIGLIFILGEMGANPAAGWGVSILSTVFVLFIDLLELFVALLQAYVFTLLSAVFIGQALEDHTHHEEAAH; encoded by the coding sequence ATGCAGAAAAGCCTGATGCTGTTGGTTAAGCAGCACATTTTACCTCTCACACTCCTGCTCTTTTCAGTCTTTTCTTCCCCTGTTTTAGCACAACATGATCCTGATCCCATTCAAAAAGGTGAACAAGGACGTAGTCATGATGAGCACCTGCCGGAGGGAGATATTGTTAAAGAAGAATATGATGCAGCCGCAACCACCATGCATCACCTCGGTGATTCTTACTCATTTGATCTGTGGAAGCAGGACGGCCATTACGTAGGGTTTCAGTTCCCACGCATCTTCTTTGACCAGAAGACCAATCAACTGCGTTTTTTTCTTACCACCACAAGGGCTAAGGAAGCCGGATATATTGATCCCCACGATTTCCACGGCCTCCATAGATACACTAAAGATGTAAAGCATGGTTTCCTGATGACGCCATCTGCACATGGCGAACTACAGGAACTTGAGGAGCAGGTTGAAGCCGGAACGCTCGCGGGAGAAGAAGCTGAACTGCAATTGGATAATCTCATCAGGGAATATGGTCCCTGGGATTTTTCCATTACCAAGAATGTTTTCTTTATGCTCATCACCGCATTGTTGATGCTGTTGATATTCGGCTCTATGGGCAAGAGATATAAAAGTAATCCTAACCGCGCTCCCAAAGGGGTATCCTCATTTTTTGAACCCATCGTTGTTTTTATCCGCGATGATATTGGCAAGAATTACATTCCCCATCAATATGAGCGGTTTATGCCGCTCCTGTGTACGATGTTCTTCTTCATCTGGTTTCTCAACATGTTTGGTCTGGTACCTTTTGGCGCCAACGTTACCGGAAATATTTCCGTTACCCTGGCGCTTGCGCTCATTACCCTCGTTATTACCAATATTAATGGGACAAAAACTTATTGGGGCCACATCTTCTGGTTTCCGGGAGTGCCCCTTCCTGTTAAATTTCTGATGATGATCGTGGAGGTAATTGGGATTTTTACAAAGCCCTTTGCCTTGATGGTTCGTCTGTTTGCCAATATTACAGCCGGCCACGTTATCATTTTGTCGCTGATCGGCCTCATTTTCATACTTGGAGAAATGGGTGCTAACCCTGCTGCAGGATGGGGAGTGTCAATACTTTCTACAGTATTTGTGCTCTTTATTGATCTACTTGAACTTTTTGTGGCGCTGCTCCAGGCTTATGTATTCACACTTCTTTCCGCAGTATTTATCGGACAGGCACTGGAAGATCATACGCATCATGAAGAGGCCGCACATTAA
- a CDS encoding F0F1 ATP synthase subunit B → MNTLLLSALITPDVGLAFWTVFIFIILLILLRKVAWKPIVTGLKNREHSINEALESAKKAREEMSQLQSQNEELLQEARQERDAMLREARDIKEKIVAESKTAAQEEGRKIIAKAREEIEREKEKAFREVKDQVAMIAVDAAEKILRQHLSNPEQQQQLIRDYIKETKLN, encoded by the coding sequence ATGAACACATTACTGCTGAGTGCTTTGATTACCCCTGATGTCGGGTTGGCATTCTGGACTGTTTTTATTTTTATCATTCTTCTGATTTTACTCAGGAAGGTAGCATGGAAGCCCATTGTTACCGGTCTGAAAAACAGGGAGCACTCCATTAATGAAGCGCTGGAATCGGCTAAGAAAGCACGTGAAGAGATGAGCCAGTTGCAGAGCCAGAATGAGGAACTGCTGCAGGAGGCCCGCCAGGAACGCGATGCCATGCTGAGAGAAGCCCGCGACATAAAGGAAAAGATCGTAGCGGAATCCAAAACGGCTGCTCAGGAAGAAGGACGGAAGATCATTGCAAAAGCCCGCGAAGAGATTGAACGGGAAAAAGAAAAAGCCTTCCGTGAAGTGAAGGACCAGGTAGCTATGATAGCAGTGGATGCAGCAGAAAAGATTCTGCGCCAGCACCTTAGCAATCCAGAACAGCAGCAGCAACTCATTCGCGATTACATCAAGGAAACGAAGCTCAATTAA
- the atpH gene encoding ATP synthase F1 subunit delta, translated as MSQHRISQRYAKALLEFSLEKNELEEIRTDVQDFLKLTRENRDFRLLLESPVIDQDKKKQILNRILEGKINNILLRFIHQVLTKKREELLAGIFNQFLVLYNERMGIAKATLFTAVPIDEKLHKQISEMLQQGTNRRFELDAQVQEDMIGGFILRYDDKLVDSSIKTRLKELKLHLAN; from the coding sequence ATGTCTCAGCACAGGATCAGTCAACGATACGCGAAGGCGCTACTGGAATTTTCGCTCGAAAAAAATGAGCTCGAAGAAATAAGGACGGATGTTCAGGATTTCCTGAAACTGACACGGGAAAACCGGGACTTCAGGTTACTGCTCGAAAGTCCGGTGATAGATCAGGATAAAAAGAAGCAGATCCTCAACAGGATATTGGAAGGTAAAATAAATAATATCCTCCTGCGCTTCATTCATCAGGTTTTGACAAAGAAAAGGGAAGAATTGCTGGCCGGTATTTTCAATCAATTCCTTGTGCTTTATAATGAACGAATGGGAATAGCCAAGGCCACGCTTTTTACGGCAGTGCCCATTGATGAAAAGCTGCACAAACAGATCTCAGAAATGTTGCAGCAAGGCACTAACAGGCGATTTGAACTGGATGCACAAGTTCAGGAAGACATGATAGGTGGATTCATTTTGCGCTATGATGATAAGCTGGTAGACAGCAGCATAAAAACAAGGCTAAAAGAATTAAAGCTTCATTTGGCCAACTAA
- the atpA gene encoding F0F1 ATP synthase subunit alpha: MMNVRPDEVSDILRQELSEFKSEAELQEVGTVLQVGDGIARIYGLNSVRAGELIEFDKGLMGIVLNLEEDNVGAVLLGSSDLVQEGDTVKRTNRIASIQVGDGMLGRVVNPLGEPIDGKGPLEGEKYEMPIERKAPGVIFRQPVNEPLQTGIKAIDAMIPIGRGQRELIIGDRQTGKTTIAIDTIINQKEFYDRGEPVYCVYVACGQKASTVAGIVKILEDKGALAYTVIVTATASDPAPLQFYAPLAGACIGEFFRDRGLPALIVYDDLSKQAVAYREVSLLLRRPPGREAYPGDVFYLHSRLLERACKVINSDELVQNMNDLPESIRPLVKGGGSLTALPIIETQAGDVSAYIPTNVISITDGQIFLESDLFNSGVRPAINVGISVSRVGGNAQIKGMKKIAGTLKLDQAQYRELEAFSKFGSDLDPTTKRVLDKGSKNVEILKQKQFNPMSVEKQIAIIYLGTQGLLANIPVERVKEFEKEYLELLELKQQDVLNELRKGVLNDDITNALKAVAKDIEPKYKIKEEPVKAKA; this comes from the coding sequence ATAATGAACGTAAGACCAGACGAAGTTTCGGATATTTTAAGGCAGGAACTGTCGGAGTTCAAGTCAGAGGCCGAACTGCAGGAAGTAGGAACTGTGTTGCAGGTAGGCGATGGCATTGCCCGCATCTACGGGCTCAATTCAGTGCGTGCAGGTGAACTTATTGAATTTGACAAAGGATTAATGGGCATTGTTCTCAACCTTGAGGAAGACAATGTGGGTGCAGTACTCCTTGGTAGTTCAGATCTTGTTCAGGAGGGCGATACTGTAAAAAGAACCAATCGAATAGCTTCCATCCAGGTGGGAGATGGGATGTTGGGCCGCGTGGTGAATCCACTCGGTGAACCCATTGACGGCAAAGGGCCGCTTGAAGGTGAAAAATATGAAATGCCGATAGAGCGAAAAGCACCGGGTGTAATATTTCGTCAGCCGGTAAATGAGCCGCTGCAAACCGGGATTAAGGCCATAGATGCAATGATCCCCATTGGCAGAGGCCAGCGTGAACTTATTATTGGTGACAGGCAGACTGGCAAAACCACCATCGCCATTGATACTATTATTAATCAAAAAGAATTTTACGACCGGGGAGAACCTGTTTACTGCGTATACGTGGCCTGCGGACAAAAAGCATCTACAGTTGCGGGTATTGTTAAAATCCTGGAAGACAAAGGTGCTTTGGCCTATACAGTGATAGTAACGGCAACTGCTTCAGACCCTGCGCCTTTGCAGTTTTACGCACCATTGGCGGGCGCTTGTATCGGAGAATTTTTCCGTGATCGCGGGTTGCCTGCATTGATTGTGTATGATGATCTCTCAAAACAGGCCGTTGCATATCGTGAAGTTTCCCTGCTTTTGCGCAGACCTCCGGGACGCGAGGCATATCCGGGAGATGTTTTTTATCTCCACAGCCGCCTCCTGGAGCGCGCCTGTAAGGTCATCAATTCTGATGAACTTGTTCAAAACATGAACGACCTGCCCGAAAGCATCCGGCCTCTGGTAAAAGGCGGTGGTTCCCTCACGGCATTACCGATTATCGAAACGCAGGCCGGAGACGTTTCGGCCTATATTCCAACAAACGTGATCTCCATTACAGATGGTCAGATCTTTCTCGAATCTGACCTCTTTAACTCCGGAGTACGGCCGGCTATTAATGTGGGTATTTCAGTATCCCGCGTAGGGGGAAATGCTCAGATCAAAGGCATGAAGAAAATTGCCGGGACGCTGAAACTTGATCAGGCTCAGTACCGTGAACTTGAGGCATTTTCCAAATTTGGCTCTGACCTGGATCCTACTACCAAGAGAGTGCTGGACAAAGGATCCAAAAACGTGGAGATCCTGAAACAGAAGCAATTTAATCCTATGTCTGTTGAAAAGCAGATCGCGATTATTTATTTAGGTACACAGGGCTTGCTGGCAAACATTCCGGTGGAGAGAGTAAAGGAATTTGAAAAGGAATATTTGGAACTGCTTGAATTGAAACAACAAGATGTTTTGAATGAGCTTCGCAAGGGAGTGCTGAATGATGATATCACAAATGCACTGAAAGCTGTTGCAAAAGATATTGAACCGAAATATAAGATCAAGGAAGAGCCTGTAAAAGCTAAGGCATAA
- a CDS encoding 3-hydroxyacyl-CoA dehydrogenase NAD-binding domain-containing protein, which produces MNRIIRKVAVLGSGVMGSRIAAHFANAGCQVYLLDIVPKEVNDAEKQKGLSLKDKAVRNRIANENLQNTLKGKPAAFYHPDFASQITTGNFDDNLEWISECDWTIEVVVENLEIKRQLFERVEKFRKPGSLITSNTSGISINEMAKGRSEDFRKHFCGTHFFNPPRYLQLLEIIPAEDTDPEVVEFLMDYGDRFLGKTTVHGKDTPAFIANRIGVFSIMTTLHLMQEMDMTIEQVDALTGPISGRPKSATFRTTDVVGIDTLVKVAENTFTATPDDEKRELFKVPEFVNEMVEKGWTGEKGGQGFYKKTKDKQGKTNILALDLGSLEYRAQQKTKYATVETARPIENLQERLRALHSGNDKAAEFLRKLSFGIFAYSSNRIPEISEAVYKIDDALRAGFGWKLGPFETWDVLGLEKVLAQMKETGHKPANWVQEMVDAGVDSFYKAENGKRKFYDIAEKKYKDIPGRQDIILLDNFRAQQAVWKNEGATLHDVGEGILCLEFHTKLNTLGSEVLQGIQKAVEIAEKDFRGLVIGNEAEHFSAGANLGMIFMLAVEQEFDELDFAVRTFQKTMMSLRYCGIPVVAAPHGMALGGGCELSLHADRIVASAETYMGLVEVGVGLIPAGGGTKEMVKRASENYQKGEVEFPELQHRFLTIAQAKVSTSAHEAIELKFLKMDHDQITVNPGRVITNARKAAIELAEAGYTPPLREANIKVHGREFLGALLTGANAFFTANYISAHDKKIAEKLAYVMCGGDLTAETMVTEQYLLDLEREAFLSLLGEKKTLERIEHMLKTGKPLRN; this is translated from the coding sequence ATGAACCGAATAATCAGAAAAGTTGCAGTGCTTGGCTCAGGCGTGATGGGCAGCCGCATTGCGGCCCATTTTGCAAATGCCGGATGCCAGGTATATCTGCTTGACATAGTGCCGAAAGAAGTTAACGATGCCGAAAAACAAAAAGGATTATCACTGAAGGATAAGGCCGTACGCAACCGGATAGCGAACGAAAATCTGCAAAATACACTGAAAGGAAAGCCGGCAGCCTTTTACCATCCGGATTTTGCCAGCCAAATAACTACCGGGAATTTTGATGATAATCTTGAATGGATTTCCGAATGCGACTGGACGATAGAGGTGGTGGTGGAAAACCTGGAGATTAAACGGCAGCTTTTCGAAAGGGTAGAAAAATTCCGGAAACCCGGCTCACTCATTACCTCCAATACATCAGGCATTTCCATAAATGAAATGGCAAAAGGGCGGAGCGAAGATTTCAGAAAGCACTTTTGCGGAACTCACTTCTTTAATCCTCCGCGGTATCTGCAATTGCTGGAAATTATTCCTGCGGAGGATACGGATCCTGAAGTAGTGGAATTCCTGATGGACTATGGCGACCGCTTTCTCGGAAAAACCACTGTCCACGGTAAAGACACGCCAGCATTTATTGCTAACCGAATCGGTGTATTCAGCATAATGACCACGCTGCACCTTATGCAAGAAATGGACATGACGATAGAGCAGGTAGACGCGCTCACCGGCCCCATTTCCGGAAGGCCCAAATCTGCTACATTCCGCACCACGGATGTAGTGGGTATTGACACGCTGGTGAAAGTGGCTGAAAATACTTTCACCGCTACACCCGATGACGAAAAAAGGGAACTCTTTAAAGTCCCCGAATTTGTTAATGAAATGGTAGAAAAGGGCTGGACCGGTGAAAAAGGAGGGCAGGGTTTCTATAAAAAAACAAAGGATAAACAGGGGAAAACAAATATTCTGGCCCTGGACCTGGGAAGCCTGGAATATCGCGCGCAGCAGAAAACGAAATATGCAACAGTAGAAACCGCCCGTCCTATTGAGAACCTCCAGGAGCGGCTGCGCGCATTGCACAGTGGGAATGATAAGGCAGCGGAATTTTTAAGGAAACTTTCCTTTGGGATTTTTGCCTATTCATCCAACCGCATTCCTGAAATATCTGAAGCAGTTTATAAAATTGATGATGCATTGCGGGCAGGCTTTGGATGGAAGCTCGGACCATTTGAAACGTGGGATGTGCTGGGACTGGAAAAGGTATTAGCACAAATGAAGGAGACCGGCCACAAACCCGCCAACTGGGTACAGGAGATGGTGGATGCAGGTGTTGATTCCTTTTATAAAGCGGAGAACGGGAAAAGGAAATTTTATGATATCGCAGAGAAAAAGTACAAGGATATTCCTGGCAGGCAGGATATTATCCTCCTGGACAATTTCCGGGCACAGCAGGCGGTATGGAAAAATGAAGGCGCCACCCTGCATGACGTTGGCGAAGGGATTCTTTGCCTGGAGTTTCATACCAAGCTGAATACACTCGGTAGCGAAGTTTTGCAGGGAATCCAAAAGGCAGTCGAAATCGCGGAGAAGGATTTCCGGGGGCTGGTCATCGGCAATGAGGCGGAGCACTTTTCAGCAGGTGCCAACTTGGGGATGATCTTTATGCTGGCCGTAGAGCAAGAGTTTGATGAACTGGATTTTGCCGTACGAACTTTCCAGAAGACAATGATGTCGCTCCGATATTGCGGCATACCGGTGGTAGCAGCCCCACATGGAATGGCGCTGGGTGGAGGCTGTGAACTCAGCCTCCATGCTGACAGAATTGTGGCTTCGGCTGAAACCTACATGGGGCTGGTAGAGGTGGGCGTGGGCCTCATTCCCGCAGGTGGTGGTACCAAGGAAATGGTGAAACGTGCATCTGAAAACTATCAGAAAGGAGAAGTGGAATTTCCTGAACTGCAGCATCGCTTCCTCACCATTGCGCAGGCAAAAGTTTCAACTTCTGCCCATGAAGCGATAGAACTGAAGTTTCTGAAGATGGATCACGATCAGATAACCGTCAATCCCGGCCGCGTGATCACAAATGCCAGGAAGGCCGCCATTGAACTGGCAGAAGCAGGATATACACCGCCTCTCAGGGAAGCGAATATTAAGGTGCATGGACGTGAATTTCTGGGGGCATTGCTCACAGGTGCCAATGCATTTTTTACCGCAAATTATATTTCAGCGCACGATAAAAAGATAGCCGAAAAACTTGCTTACGTAATGTGCGGAGGGGATCTGACCGCTGAAACAATGGTTACCGAGCAATACCTTCTTGACCTGGAACGAGAAGCATTCCTTTCGCTGCTAGGGGAAAAGAAAACACTGGAAAGAATAGAGCACATGCTGAAAACAGGAAAACCATTGAGAAACTGA